A genomic segment from Bryobacteraceae bacterium encodes:
- a CDS encoding Rrf2 family transcriptional regulator, producing the protein MLKLTKKSDYGLIALRHLAAAQYGSGAATAKEIAETYRIPLPLLAKVLQLLVRGRFLVSEQGAGGGYKLARDARAISTLEVIRAIDGPIFLASCFHDQEVCDQHETCTVKEPLRKVHEGIQRLLAGISIHDLAADTMEVPVPAGPVPGMVWAIETTPPRNAPTESTKT; encoded by the coding sequence ATGCTGAAGCTGACCAAGAAATCGGACTACGGGCTGATCGCCCTGCGGCACCTTGCCGCGGCGCAGTACGGGTCCGGCGCGGCGACAGCGAAGGAGATTGCCGAGACCTACCGGATTCCGCTGCCGCTGCTGGCGAAGGTGTTGCAGTTGCTGGTGCGGGGGCGATTCCTGGTTTCCGAGCAGGGCGCGGGCGGCGGCTACAAGCTGGCCCGGGATGCGCGGGCGATCTCGACCCTGGAAGTGATCCGCGCCATTGATGGCCCGATCTTCCTGGCCTCCTGCTTCCATGACCAGGAAGTGTGCGACCAGCACGAGACCTGCACGGTCAAAGAGCCGCTACGCAAGGTGCACGAAGGAATCCAACGGCTGCTGGCCGGCATCTCAATTCATGACCTGGCCGCGGACACGATGGAAGTGCCCGTACCGGCCGGTCCCGTTCCGGGCATGGTGTGGGCGATCGAGACCACGCCGCCGCGAAACGCACCCACGGAGTCCACAAAAACATGA